Within the Methanobacterium sp. BRmetb2 genome, the region CATTTAGCTCCGGCATAAAAGAATTCCACAGCATCTTTATAATCCATTATGCCCCCCACTCCAATTAAAGGTACTTTAACAGATTCATAAACTTCAAATACATTTTTAACTGCTATAGGTTTAATGGCCGGACCTGAAATTCCTCCAAATCGGTTGGATAATATGGGATTTGCAGTTTCAAGATCAATGCGCATGCCTGGACCCACAGAATTGATGAGGGTTAAACCGTCACAACCAGCTTTTTCAGCACTCAAAGCTATTTCTACAATATCTGTTACATTAGGAGTTAATTTTGCAATAACTGGGACTTTAACAGTTTTTTTCACTGATTTAACCACTTCATAGGTTAATTGTGAATCCTGTCCAATAGAAGCGCCGCAACCTTCTTTAGCGTGTGGACATGAAACATTCAGCTCTATCATGTCGACCAATGTTTCGACTTGAGATGCAACCTTAGAAAATTCTTCTGGAGATGCTCCATAAATTGATGCGATTTTTGGTATGTCACCCTCAATTTTTTCCAATTCCATACATACTGCATTAACTCCTGGATTGGAAAGCCCTATGGCATTAATAACCCCGCCAATCACTTCAATTGTTGTGGGATTTGGATAGCCTTTATTAGGTTCTTGAGAAAATGATTTAGTGACAACAGCACCTGCACCACTTCTACCTGCCCAATTAAGGGATGAAGCCGTGTTTCCCATTATTCCTGCTGCTAACATGGTGGGGTTTTTCATTTTAAGATTACAGAATTCAGTTTCTAACATCTTTTCACCAGTCTTTAAATTTTTAATAGTTTTCCACCGATTATATAAAGAAAGTTTAAATCTTTCAAACATAGATTTAATATTCATGAAGTGTTATCTGACTTATTGTGTTGCCGGTTTTTTCGCCTTTAATGAAAATTGTAATCTTTTAGATTATGAACTTTTCCCAAAAGCAAAGATTGCTGAAAAACATTTAAAAATTCAAGATGGAAATTTAACACCTGAAGAAGAGTTAATTTTAAAAAAAATTACGAAAAAATGTGATAAAATAGTTATAGAAACTAAAACAGGATTTTTAAGATATAAAAATCTCAAGGGTAATGATAAATTTGAGTTTAAAAGTCCAAACATAGGTGGAGACTATTTAAGGGAGAATTTGATAAGTATTCTTAGTGAAACTGAATTTATCATATCTGAAGAAGATTTTAAGGATATATTACACTCAATATCCATGGAAATAGTTCAATCCAAATTGAAAGACGCATCAAAGGCAGAGGATGTTTTTTTAATACAAGCCATTAATGCTATTGACGAATTGGAAGAAGCTAATGGCAAATTAATTGAAAGAATAAGGGAATGGTACGCTATTCACTTTCCAGAAATGGATAAACTTAAAAATCATGAAAAATATGTAAAACTGGTAGCTGAATTCGGAGATAGGAGTTCTATAATAGAAAGCAGTCAACTGGATCCTGATATGGATATGGATAGTGTGAATAAAAGTTCCGGAGCTGCGTTAGAAGATAATGATAAGATTATACTGCAAAGTTATGCATCTTCTATTAAATCACTACAAGAATCAAAGAAATCTTTGATAAAATATGTTGACACTAAAATGGAAGAAATTGCCCCTAACTTAAAAGATTTAGTAGGATCTTCACTGGGGGCAAAAATTATCGCTCATTCAGGCAGTACTATGAAGCTGGCAAAACTTCCAGCCAGCACTGTACAGATCATGGGTGCTGAAAAGGCACTTTTTAGGCACAAAAAAACAGGGGAAAGACCACCTAAACATGGTTTAATCTATCAGC harbors:
- a CDS encoding ATP-binding protein — protein: MKCYLTYCVAGFFAFNENCNLLDYELFPKAKIAEKHLKIQDGNLTPEEELILKKITKKCDKIVIETKTGFLRYKNLKGNDKFEFKSPNIGGDYLRENLISILSETEFIISEEDFKDILHSISMEIVQSKLKDASKAEDVFLIQAINAIDELEEANGKLIERIREWYAIHFPEMDKLKNHEKYVKLVAEFGDRSSIIESSQLDPDMDMDSVNKSSGAALEDNDKIILQSYASSIKSLQESKKSLIKYVDTKMEEIAPNLKDLVGSSLGAKIIAHSGSTMKLAKLPASTVQIMGAEKALFRHKKTGERPPKHGLIYQHPDVRSSKWWIRGKVARALAAKIALAIRKDVFSGEYDPSIKEEYNEKLEEIKKANPFPKRSKKGQIDKNKKTKKKKKRNKISKKQVKDYYY
- a CDS encoding dihydroorotate dehydrogenase B catalytic subunit: MLETEFCNLKMKNPTMLAAGIMGNTASSLNWAGRSGAGAVVTKSFSQEPNKGYPNPTTIEVIGGVINAIGLSNPGVNAVCMELEKIEGDIPKIASIYGASPEEFSKVASQVETLVDMIELNVSCPHAKEGCGASIGQDSQLTYEVVKSVKKTVKVPVIAKLTPNVTDIVEIALSAEKAGCDGLTLINSVGPGMRIDLETANPILSNRFGGISGPAIKPIAVKNVFEVYESVKVPLIGVGGIMDYKDAVEFFYAGAKCVQIGTAVMFRGMDIFNDICRGLKKFMHRKGIESIDEMVGKAH